A stretch of the Nitratireductor thuwali genome encodes the following:
- the fdhD gene encoding formate dehydrogenase accessory sulfurtransferase FdhD has translation MHETTAGNQSLTIMPRPEDPRLTERVAGIDHTGQPIEVNVPVERALTLYLNAQEIVTMMTINDYPEYLALGYLLNQNMLKPDDVVTGVDYDEDIETVVVRTERNTNYEQKLKKKTLTSGCAQGTAFGDLMEAIDHIVLPEAELRTSWLYGMTRTINTTPSLYLEAGAIHGCVLCVKGEPVCYMEDVGRHNAVDKIAGWMFRHGVDAGDKILYTTGRLTSEMTIKTVRMGIPILVSRSGFTAWGVALARQVGLTLVGRARGKRFTVLSGQERLVYDQDLAAVEEESPRHQRKAAGNAD, from the coding sequence ATGCACGAGACAACCGCCGGAAATCAATCCCTGACGATCATGCCCCGGCCTGAAGATCCGCGCCTGACCGAGCGCGTGGCGGGCATCGATCACACCGGCCAGCCGATCGAGGTGAACGTTCCGGTCGAGCGCGCCCTGACGCTCTATCTGAACGCCCAGGAGATCGTCACCATGATGACGATCAACGACTATCCCGAATATCTGGCGCTCGGCTATCTGCTCAACCAGAACATGCTCAAGCCGGACGATGTGGTGACCGGCGTCGATTACGACGAGGACATCGAAACCGTCGTAGTGCGCACCGAACGCAATACCAATTACGAGCAGAAGCTGAAGAAGAAGACGCTCACCTCGGGCTGCGCCCAGGGCACCGCCTTCGGCGATCTCATGGAGGCCATCGACCACATCGTGCTGCCGGAGGCTGAATTGCGCACCTCCTGGCTCTACGGGATGACCCGCACCATCAACACGACGCCCTCCCTTTATCTCGAAGCCGGCGCGATCCACGGCTGCGTGCTTTGCGTCAAGGGCGAGCCCGTCTGCTATATGGAAGATGTCGGCCGCCACAACGCCGTCGACAAGATTGCCGGCTGGATGTTCCGCCACGGCGTCGATGCCGGCGACAAGATCCTCTATACGACCGGCCGCCTCACATCCGAAATGACGATCAAGACAGTGCGCATGGGCATCCCGATCCTGGTATCCCGCTCCGGCTTCACCGCCTGGGGCGTGGCCCTTGCCCGTCAGGTCGGCCTGACCCTGGTCGGGCGCGCGCGCGGCAAGCGCTTTACCGTTCTGTCCGGACAGGAGCGCTTGGTCTACGACCAGGATCTTGCGGCGGTCGAAGAAGAATCTCCCCGCCATCAGCGCAAGGCTGCCGGCAATGCCGACTGA
- the mobA gene encoding molybdenum cofactor guanylyltransferase MobA, with protein sequence MPTEGPAEGPTEAPAVGVVLAGGLARRMGGGDKTMRTIAGRPILDLIVERLRPQCDALILNANGDPTRFAGFGLPVIADSVADFPGPLAGVLAALDWTAENLPGNDWVVSVAGDCPFLPRDLVARLQQARREEGAELAVAASNERTHPVIGLWDVRLRHALRQALVEEEIRKIDRWTARYRVAAVSWPTDPIDPFFNVNTVDDWDEAERAAASVLN encoded by the coding sequence ATGCCGACTGAGGGGCCGGCCGAGGGGCCGACTGAAGCGCCCGCGGTGGGCGTCGTTCTGGCCGGCGGGCTCGCCCGGCGCATGGGCGGCGGCGACAAGACCATGCGCACGATCGCCGGGCGGCCGATTCTCGATCTGATCGTCGAGCGCCTTCGGCCGCAATGCGATGCGCTGATCCTCAACGCCAATGGCGATCCGACGCGCTTCGCAGGCTTCGGCCTGCCGGTTATCGCCGACAGCGTGGCGGATTTTCCCGGCCCCCTCGCCGGCGTACTCGCCGCGCTCGACTGGACGGCGGAGAACCTGCCCGGCAACGACTGGGTCGTCAGCGTGGCCGGCGACTGTCCGTTCCTGCCGCGCGACCTCGTCGCTCGCCTGCAGCAGGCACGGCGCGAGGAAGGCGCTGAGCTTGCGGTAGCGGCCTCGAACGAGCGGACGCATCCCGTGATCGGATTGTGGGACGTCAGGCTGCGCCATGCCTTGCGGCAGGCGCTGGTCGAGGAGGAAATCCGCAAGATCGACCGCTGGACCGCCCGCTACCGCGTTGCCGCCGTTAGCTGGCCGACCGACCCCATCGATCCCTTTTTCAACGTCAACACCGTCGATGACTGGGACGAAGCCGAACGCGCGGCCGCGAGCGTCCTGAACTGA
- a CDS encoding PrkA family serine protein kinase: MEIYTRFAEDYRQRNLEELSIQDYLLGCRDNPSMRATAAERMMAAIGEPEIVDTSQDQRLGRIFMNRTIKRYAPFKRLYGMEATIERIVGFFRHASQGLEERKQILYLLGPVGGGKSTMAEILKQLMEQEPIYVLKAGDQISPVFESPLGLFNPDRMGDLLQDKYNIPKRLLTGLISPWAAKRLDEFEGDISKFSIVKLYPSRLRQIGVTKTEPGDENNQDVSSLVGKLDIRKLEHFSQNDPDAYSYSGALNRTTQGLMEFVEMFKAPIKVLHPLLTATQEGSYVGTENIGAFPYQGLILAHSNESEWYQFKNNKNNEAFLDRISVVKVPYCLRATEEAEIYEKLLSESALAEAPCAPETLPLLARFSVLTRLHEHENSTLYSKLRVYDGETLKDADPKAKSLQEYRDAAGVDEGMTGISTRFGFKVLSETFNHDTEEIAADPVHLLYVLEQAVRREQFDEETQSRYLDFLKTELAPRYAEFIGNEIQKAYLESYADYGQNLFDRYIAYADAWIEEQDYKDPDTGQIFDREVLEKELEKVEKPAGIANPKDFRNEVVKFVLRARAENQGHNPDWRRYEKLRQVIEKRMFGQVEELLPVISFGAKRDKKTDAKHHEFVERMTGHGYTKRQVQRLVEWYMRVNKAG; encoded by the coding sequence ATGGAGATCTATACACGGTTCGCCGAGGACTACCGGCAGAGGAATCTGGAGGAGCTTTCCATCCAGGACTATCTGCTGGGATGCAGAGACAATCCTTCCATGCGCGCGACGGCGGCAGAGCGAATGATGGCGGCGATCGGAGAGCCTGAGATCGTCGACACGAGCCAGGACCAGCGTCTCGGCCGCATATTCATGAACCGCACGATCAAGCGCTACGCTCCCTTCAAGCGCCTTTACGGGATGGAAGCAACGATCGAGCGCATCGTCGGCTTCTTCCGGCACGCCAGCCAGGGTCTGGAGGAACGCAAGCAGATCCTCTACCTGCTGGGGCCGGTGGGCGGCGGCAAGTCGACCATGGCCGAGATCCTCAAGCAGTTGATGGAGCAGGAGCCGATCTACGTCCTCAAGGCGGGCGATCAGATAAGCCCGGTCTTCGAATCCCCGCTCGGCCTGTTCAATCCCGATCGGATGGGCGACCTTCTGCAGGACAAGTACAATATTCCAAAGCGGCTGCTGACCGGTCTCATTTCGCCGTGGGCGGCAAAGCGCCTCGACGAGTTCGAGGGCGACATCTCCAAGTTCTCGATCGTCAAGCTCTATCCCTCGCGGCTGCGCCAGATCGGCGTGACCAAGACCGAGCCGGGCGACGAGAACAACCAGGACGTCTCCTCCCTGGTCGGCAAGCTCGATATCCGCAAGCTGGAGCACTTCAGTCAGAACGACCCGGATGCCTATAGCTACTCGGGCGCGCTCAACCGCACGACCCAAGGCCTGATGGAGTTCGTGGAGATGTTCAAGGCGCCGATCAAGGTGCTGCATCCGCTCCTGACGGCGACCCAGGAGGGCTCCTATGTCGGCACCGAGAATATCGGTGCCTTCCCTTATCAGGGACTCATTCTCGCGCATTCGAACGAGTCCGAGTGGTACCAGTTCAAGAACAACAAGAACAATGAGGCCTTCCTCGACCGCATCAGCGTCGTCAAGGTGCCGTATTGCCTGCGCGCCACCGAAGAAGCCGAGATCTATGAGAAGCTCTTGAGCGAGAGCGCGCTGGCGGAGGCTCCCTGCGCGCCGGAAACCTTGCCGCTTCTGGCGCGCTTCAGCGTGCTCACGCGACTGCACGAGCACGAGAACTCGACGCTCTATTCAAAGCTCAGGGTCTATGACGGCGAGACGTTGAAGGACGCCGACCCCAAGGCGAAGTCGCTGCAGGAATATCGCGATGCCGCCGGCGTCGACGAAGGCATGACCGGCATCTCCACCCGCTTCGGCTTCAAGGTCCTGTCGGAGACCTTCAACCACGACACGGAGGAGATCGCCGCCGATCCGGTGCACCTTCTGTACGTGCTGGAGCAGGCGGTCAGGCGCGAGCAGTTCGATGAGGAGACGCAAAGCCGGTACCTGGACTTCCTCAAGACGGAGCTTGCGCCGCGCTATGCCGAGTTCATCGGCAACGAGATTCAGAAGGCGTATCTGGAATCCTACGCCGACTACGGCCAGAACCTGTTCGACCGCTACATCGCCTATGCCGATGCCTGGATCGAGGAGCAGGACTACAAGGATCCCGACACCGGACAGATTTTCGACCGCGAAGTTCTGGAAAAGGAACTTGAGAAGGTCGAGAAGCCGGCCGGCATCGCCAATCCCAAGGACTTCCGCAACGAGGTGGTGAAATTCGTATTGCGCGCCCGTGCCGAGAACCAGGGGCACAATCCCGACTGGCGCCGCTACGAAAAGCTGCGCCAGGTGATCGAGAAGCGGATGTTCGGCCAGGTCGAAGAGCTGCTGCCGGTGATCAGCTTCGGCGCCAAGCGCGACAAGAAGACGGACGCCAAGCACCACGAATTCGTCGAGCGCATGACGGGACACGGCTATACGAAGCGCCAGGTGCAGCGGCTGGTCGAGTGGTATATGCGGGTGAACAAGGCAGGGTAA
- a CDS encoding YeaH/YhbH family protein yields MAHFIDRRLNPKDKSLGNRRRFLKRVRGQVKKAVDEAVRRRGIADVDRGERVSVPTDGIAEPSFRQASEGGRREQVFTGNKTFQAGDKVEKPPRGGAGGAGRRGSPDGEGEDDFLFALSREEFLDLFFDDLELPDLVKRSLKEITRTHPRRAGYSTTGTPSNINVARTMRNAVGRRIGLKRPKDDEARELLHRILLLELISSPTREQREELLALRAERDELMRRRKVIAYIDPLDVRYSYFDQQPEPNANAVMFCLMDVSASMGEREKDLAKRFFVLLHLFLSRRYEKTDIVFIRHTHDASEVDEETFFYSPQTGGTVVSSALVKMKQIIDERYPPSEWNIYAAQASDGENFGGDSPKCATILSQDLMKICQYFAYIEIVEEEEARLINSEASGMELWQAYRQVGEIWPNFARKRVASASDIYPVFRELFARKHAGERHG; encoded by the coding sequence ATGGCCCATTTCATCGACCGCCGCCTGAACCCGAAGGACAAGAGCCTGGGCAACCGCCGCCGTTTCCTCAAGCGCGTGCGCGGTCAGGTCAAGAAGGCCGTGGACGAAGCGGTGCGCCGGCGCGGCATCGCGGACGTGGACCGCGGCGAGCGTGTTTCCGTTCCCACCGACGGCATCGCCGAACCCAGCTTTCGGCAGGCATCGGAGGGCGGCCGGCGCGAGCAGGTCTTTACCGGCAACAAGACCTTTCAGGCCGGGGACAAGGTCGAAAAGCCGCCGCGTGGTGGAGCTGGCGGCGCCGGACGGCGCGGCTCACCGGATGGAGAGGGAGAGGACGATTTTCTGTTCGCGCTGTCGCGCGAGGAGTTTCTCGACCTTTTTTTCGACGATCTCGAACTTCCGGACCTGGTCAAGCGAAGTCTCAAGGAAATCACCAGAACGCATCCGCGCCGGGCCGGATATTCCACCACCGGGACGCCGTCTAACATCAATGTGGCGCGCACGATGCGCAATGCGGTCGGCAGAAGGATCGGGCTGAAGCGCCCCAAGGACGATGAGGCGCGGGAACTGCTGCACAGGATCCTCTTGCTGGAGCTGATCTCCTCTCCAACCAGGGAGCAGCGCGAGGAACTGCTCGCCCTGCGAGCCGAGCGCGACGAGCTCATGCGGCGGCGCAAGGTGATCGCCTATATCGATCCGCTCGACGTGCGCTACAGCTATTTCGATCAGCAGCCTGAGCCGAACGCGAACGCCGTGATGTTCTGCCTCATGGACGTGTCGGCCTCGATGGGAGAGCGGGAGAAGGATCTGGCCAAGCGCTTTTTCGTGCTCCTTCACCTGTTCCTGAGCCGCCGCTACGAGAAGACGGACATCGTCTTCATCCGCCATACCCACGATGCGAGCGAGGTGGACGAGGAGACCTTTTTCTACTCCCCCCAGACAGGCGGCACCGTGGTCAGTTCCGCGCTCGTCAAGATGAAGCAGATCATCGACGAACGCTATCCGCCATCGGAATGGAATATCTATGCCGCGCAGGCCTCGGACGGTGAGAATTTCGGCGGCGATTCGCCAAAATGCGCAACGATCCTGTCGCAGGATCTGATGAAGATCTGCCAGTATTTCGCCTATATCGAGATTGTCGAGGAGGAGGAAGCCCGGCTGATCAACAGCGAGGCGAGCGGCATGGAGCTATGGCAGGCCTATCGGCAGGTAGGGGAAATCTGGCCCAATTTCGCCAGAAAGCGCGTCGCCAGCGCTTCCGATATCTACCCGGTTTTCCGCGAACTCTTCGCCCGGAAACATGCGGGAGAAAGACATGGCTGA
- a CDS encoding SpoVR family protein, protein MAEHASRAKSALLFDQVDWDFDALRRTYDAIERVACQDLGLDIYPNQIEIISSEQMLDAYSSIGMPLMYRHWSFGKHFLHHERLYRKGARGLAYEIVINSDPCISYCLEENTMPLQALVMAHAAFGHNHFFKANHLFEQWTDAEGILDYLDYARRYIARCEEQHGADEVEAVLDAAHALMPSGIFRHRRPRQHSLREAEEQRQRRRAAAEQNVYYLWNTIPNRPGHERERDAAMLERKREMRLPEENLLYFLEHYSPILKSWQREILRIVRNVGQYFYPQKQTKVMNEGCACFVHYYILNVLHAEGRLTDGAMLEILHNHTNVLTQPDFDDPRFGGINPYALGFAMMQDIRRICEEPGEEDREWFPDIAGKGDWRNVLKHAWANYRDESFIQQFLSPAVMRRFRMFALSDDAGDPYYTVTGIHDARGYRHLRDVLASNHDISTLEPDIQVVDADLLGDRCLHLRASRREGVPLDSSSREATLRHVERLWGYKVALEEVEPGR, encoded by the coding sequence ATGGCTGAGCACGCTTCCCGTGCCAAATCCGCGCTGCTGTTCGACCAGGTCGACTGGGACTTCGATGCGCTGCGGCGGACCTACGACGCCATAGAGCGGGTGGCTTGCCAGGACCTTGGGCTGGACATCTATCCAAACCAGATCGAGATCATCTCCTCCGAACAGATGCTGGATGCCTATTCGTCCATCGGCATGCCGCTGATGTATCGTCACTGGTCCTTCGGCAAGCATTTTCTCCACCATGAGCGGCTCTATCGCAAGGGAGCGCGAGGCCTTGCCTATGAGATCGTCATCAACTCGGACCCGTGCATCAGCTACTGTCTGGAAGAAAACACGATGCCGCTGCAGGCCCTCGTGATGGCGCATGCGGCCTTCGGGCATAACCACTTCTTCAAGGCCAATCACCTGTTCGAGCAATGGACCGACGCCGAAGGCATACTCGACTATCTGGACTATGCACGCCGCTATATCGCTCGCTGCGAGGAACAGCACGGTGCGGACGAAGTCGAGGCGGTGCTGGACGCGGCCCACGCGCTGATGCCGTCGGGCATCTTTCGGCACCGCCGCCCGCGGCAGCATTCCCTGCGTGAAGCGGAGGAGCAGCGCCAGAGACGGCGCGCGGCGGCGGAGCAGAATGTCTATTATCTGTGGAACACGATCCCCAACCGCCCCGGCCACGAGCGGGAGAGAGATGCCGCGATGCTGGAACGCAAGCGGGAAATGCGGCTGCCGGAGGAGAACCTGCTTTACTTCCTCGAGCATTACAGCCCTATCCTCAAGTCCTGGCAGCGCGAGATCCTCAGGATCGTCCGCAATGTCGGCCAGTATTTCTACCCGCAGAAGCAGACCAAGGTCATGAACGAGGGCTGTGCCTGCTTCGTGCACTATTACATTTTGAATGTGCTGCATGCCGAGGGCCGCCTGACGGATGGGGCGATGCTGGAAATCCTCCACAACCACACCAACGTGCTGACCCAGCCGGATTTCGACGATCCCCGTTTCGGCGGCATCAACCCGTATGCGCTGGGCTTTGCCATGATGCAGGACATACGCCGCATCTGCGAGGAGCCGGGCGAGGAAGACCGCGAGTGGTTTCCCGATATTGCCGGCAAGGGCGACTGGCGAAACGTGCTGAAGCACGCCTGGGCGAACTATCGCGACGAGAGTTTCATCCAGCAGTTCCTCAGTCCCGCGGTGATGCGCCGGTTCCGGATGTTTGCGCTGTCCGACGATGCCGGCGACCCCTATTATACCGTGACCGGCATCCATGACGCCCGCGGCTACCGGCATCTGCGGGACGTGCTGGCCAGCAACCACGACATATCCACCCTGGAACCGGACATCCAGGTGGTCGACGCCGACCTTCTGGGGGATCGTTGCCTGCACCTGCGCGCCTCGCGACGCGAGGGCGTGCCGCTGGACAGTTCCAGCAGGGAGGCGACGCTCAGGCATGTCGAGCGGCTCTGGGGATACAAGGTCGCGCTCGAGGAAGTGGAACCGGGCCGCTGA
- a CDS encoding DUF427 domain-containing protein — MNGTRQHLSFEPSPKRIRAIVGDEAVADSVDAVLLLEKGHMPVYYFPRRDVRLDLMERTDHATHCPFKGDASYWNVRIGTKRLENAAWSYESPTPESDQIKGHVAFYWDRLDRRFEEDEEVFGHPRDPYHRIDVRPSSREVKVVFAGQTVARTHRALYLFETGLPTRYYIPPGDVRSEFLVPSQRTSICPYKGTASYWSLKVDDEAAENAVWAYENPLPECPRIKGHFCFYPEQVEQISVARKGLREDIA; from the coding sequence ATGAACGGCACAAGACAGCATCTCAGCTTTGAGCCTAGCCCGAAGCGCATCCGCGCCATTGTCGGCGACGAGGCCGTTGCGGATTCGGTCGACGCGGTGCTCCTGCTGGAGAAAGGCCATATGCCGGTCTATTACTTTCCGCGCAGGGATGTGCGCCTCGACCTGATGGAGCGGACGGACCACGCCACCCATTGTCCGTTCAAGGGCGATGCCTCCTACTGGAACGTGAGGATCGGCACGAAGCGGCTGGAAAACGCCGCATGGAGCTATGAGAGCCCGACCCCGGAATCGGACCAGATCAAAGGCCACGTCGCATTCTATTGGGACAGGCTCGACCGCCGGTTCGAGGAGGACGAGGAGGTGTTCGGCCATCCCCGCGACCCGTATCACCGCATCGACGTCCGGCCCAGCTCGCGCGAGGTGAAGGTGGTGTTCGCCGGCCAGACGGTCGCCCGCACCCACCGCGCCCTCTACCTGTTCGAGACCGGCCTGCCGACGCGCTACTACATCCCGCCCGGGGATGTCCGGAGCGAGTTCCTTGTGCCTTCGCAGCGGACCTCGATCTGTCCCTATAAGGGCACGGCCTCATACTGGTCGCTGAAGGTCGATGACGAAGCCGCGGAGAATGCGGTCTGGGCCTATGAGAACCCGCTGCCGGAGTGCCCGCGGATCAAGGGCCATTTCTGCTTCTATCCCGAGCAGGTCGAGCAGATCTCGGTGGCGCGCAAGGGACTGCGGGAAGACATCGCCTGA
- a CDS encoding glycoside hydrolase family 15 protein — translation MESDDAIRDLAMIGDRRTVALLNRRGDILWYCPGRFDSPSLFASLLDPGGGSWRLDVAEARPLRRAYVDDSAVLQTVLAVPGGEWTITDFMPAGPDAPEGLVCRLFSAPPRDMRFVLEPRPNYGGNPATFEIAGAVAITDGRHRLYTSCPLSIDGGAIGFTVPQGREGWAVLAGGELPRPDRAGIEGWLSATVEHWRRLFSGASYSGPYEREVSASLRALRLLTHEKTGGIVAAATASLPEIAGGSANWDYRYVWLRDAGMIVSALARLGGDLTEGERYLDFICSSRGSSRHYPVPVFTTLDYEKAPPEQLLDLAGHLESRPVRIGNDARDQLQLDAFANVLLAAKLIYQRTERRPHWDTVAAIADFLAAHWHEPDHGIWEEPVTRQYTAGKVVAACGLDSLAGFSPDPEQAARWRAAVRDIRAFVAENCLTSRGAYAVYAGSEEVDVSAALFPVWAYTAPDTPEMLATMAALEHEWSWNGLLYWRRLECSDSRKEGAFLAGTFWVAQYWIMRGEVERARGILDAALACANDLGLFAEEGDPEAGRMLGNFPQAFVHSAFIGAVIDLKAALDP, via the coding sequence ATGGAAAGCGACGACGCCATACGCGACCTGGCCATGATCGGCGACCGGCGCACGGTCGCCCTGCTCAACCGGCGGGGCGATATACTGTGGTACTGCCCGGGCCGGTTCGACAGCCCAAGCCTTTTCGCCTCGCTGCTTGATCCGGGAGGCGGATCCTGGCGGCTCGATGTCGCCGAAGCCCGGCCCCTTCGCCGCGCCTATGTCGACGACAGCGCCGTCCTGCAGACCGTCCTGGCGGTGCCTGGCGGCGAGTGGACCATCACCGACTTCATGCCCGCCGGTCCGGACGCGCCGGAAGGGCTCGTCTGCCGTCTTTTCTCCGCCCCTCCCCGCGACATGCGGTTCGTCCTCGAGCCGCGGCCGAACTATGGCGGCAATCCGGCGACCTTCGAGATCGCCGGGGCCGTGGCCATAACCGACGGAAGGCATCGCCTCTACACCTCGTGTCCGCTGAGCATCGACGGCGGCGCGATCGGGTTCACGGTGCCGCAAGGCCGTGAGGGCTGGGCCGTCCTTGCCGGCGGCGAACTTCCCCGGCCCGATCGCGCCGGGATCGAGGGTTGGCTCTCCGCCACGGTCGAGCATTGGCGCCGGCTGTTCTCCGGCGCCTCCTATTCGGGTCCCTATGAACGCGAGGTCTCGGCCTCCCTGCGGGCGCTCAGGCTCCTGACGCACGAGAAGACGGGCGGCATCGTCGCCGCCGCCACCGCCTCGCTCCCCGAAATTGCCGGCGGCAGCGCCAACTGGGACTACCGCTATGTCTGGCTGCGGGATGCTGGCATGATCGTCAGCGCCCTCGCGCGGCTGGGCGGCGATCTTACCGAGGGCGAGCGCTATCTCGATTTCATCTGCTCCTCGCGCGGCAGCTCCAGGCATTACCCGGTGCCCGTCTTCACCACGCTCGACTATGAAAAGGCGCCGCCGGAGCAGCTTCTCGACCTGGCCGGGCATCTGGAAAGCCGCCCGGTGCGCATCGGCAACGATGCCCGCGACCAGTTGCAGCTCGATGCCTTCGCCAATGTGCTGCTTGCGGCCAAGCTCATCTACCAGCGGACGGAGCGGAGGCCACACTGGGACACGGTTGCCGCCATCGCCGATTTCCTGGCCGCGCACTGGCACGAGCCCGACCACGGCATCTGGGAAGAGCCGGTCACGCGCCAATATACCGCCGGAAAGGTGGTCGCCGCCTGCGGGCTCGATTCGCTCGCCGGCTTCTCGCCGGATCCGGAGCAAGCCGCGCGCTGGCGGGCGGCCGTGCGGGACATCCGCGCTTTCGTGGCGGAGAATTGCCTGACGTCGAGGGGCGCCTACGCGGTCTATGCCGGCAGCGAGGAGGTCGACGTTTCGGCCGCGCTGTTTCCCGTCTGGGCCTATACCGCGCCAGACACGCCGGAGATGCTGGCGACCATGGCGGCACTGGAACACGAGTGGTCGTGGAACGGTTTGCTCTACTGGCGTCGCCTGGAATGCTCCGATTCCCGCAAGGAAGGCGCTTTCCTGGCGGGCACTTTCTGGGTCGCCCAGTATTGGATCATGCGCGGTGAGGTGGAGCGTGCCCGGGGCATCCTGGATGCCGCCCTCGCCTGCGCCAACGATCTCGGGCTGTTTGCGGAGGAAGGAGACCCGGAGGCCGGACGCATGCTCGGAAACTTTCCCCAGGCATTCGTCCATTCCGCCTTCATCGGCGCCGTGATCGACCTCAAGGCCGCTCTCGACCCATGA
- a CDS encoding SDR family NAD(P)-dependent oxidoreductase yields MTDKLKDRVAIVTGSDSGIGQATAKAFAEEGADVTITYFHDEKGAQETRGQVEAAGRRALVVQCDQRDPAQVERVFRETEDKLGTPFVLVNNAGIDSTGKQVADMPPEDWDREIKTNLYGPFYCCQHFIRMRRAAGGKGKIVNVTSVHQDIPRIGSAGYDCAKGGLRNLTRTLCLELAPDRINVNNIAPGMVMTPMNQPAVEDRKVYEKQVQSIPWKRAAEPWEIAHLAVYLASEDADYASGQTFTLDGGLMMNLGQGA; encoded by the coding sequence ATGACCGACAAGCTGAAGGACAGGGTCGCCATCGTTACCGGCTCGGATTCGGGCATTGGCCAGGCCACGGCCAAGGCCTTCGCGGAAGAAGGCGCCGACGTGACGATCACCTATTTCCACGATGAAAAGGGCGCGCAGGAGACGCGTGGCCAGGTGGAGGCGGCGGGCCGGCGCGCCCTCGTCGTCCAGTGCGACCAGCGCGACCCGGCGCAGGTGGAGCGCGTCTTCCGGGAGACGGAGGACAAGCTCGGCACCCCCTTCGTCCTGGTCAACAATGCCGGCATCGATTCCACCGGCAAGCAGGTGGCCGACATGCCGCCGGAAGACTGGGACCGGGAGATCAAGACCAATCTCTACGGCCCCTTCTATTGCTGCCAGCACTTCATCCGTATGCGGCGGGCCGCCGGCGGCAAGGGCAAGATCGTAAACGTCACCTCCGTGCATCAGGACATTCCGCGCATCGGCTCGGCCGGCTACGACTGCGCCAAAGGCGGCCTGCGCAATCTCACCCGCACGCTGTGCCTGGAGCTTGCGCCCGACCGCATCAACGTCAACAACATCGCGCCGGGCATGGTGATGACGCCGATGAACCAGCCGGCGGTGGAAGACCGCAAGGTTTACGAGAAGCAGGTCCAGAGCATTCCCTGGAAACGCGCCGCCGAGCCTTGGGAGATCGCCCATCTGGCGGTCTACCTCGCCTCCGAAGATGCCGACTATGCCAGCGGCCAGACCTTCACGCTCGACGGCGGGCTGATGATGAATCTCGGCCAGGGCGCCTGA